The nucleotide window GATGATTCGGCGAAATTAAATAATCCAACTCACCGTAGTCAAATGGCACAGGCGATCGCTCGTGGTATCCTTCAGTACATTCAGCAGAATTTTTAATCGTTGACACAAGGATCTACTTTTGAATTCTCTGTTCCCTGTTCCCTGTTCCCTGTTCCCTGACAAATAAGCAATGACAAATGACCCGATTTTGACCTTAAGGGGAGAAGCACAGCACCGTCGTATTGGCGTATTCGATAGTGGTGTTGGCGGACTTACCGTTCTCAGGGAACTCTACCGACAACTTCCCCATGAATCGATTCTTTATTTTGCCGATACCGCACGACTCCCTTACGGTACTCGTTCGCCTAGGGAAATCATCCAATTTGGGCGCGAGATTCTCACCTGGATGGTTGAGCAAGATGTGAAAATGGTGGTGCTGGCGTGTAACACCAGTGACGCCTTAGCCCTAGACACCTTACGCCGTGAGTTTCAACTGCCGATTTTGGGATTAATTTTGCCTGGATCTCGTGCAGCCGTTCAAGTCGGGCGTCGGATTGGCGTGATTGCTACCCCGGCGACGGCGGCGAGTAATGCCTATCGACGCGCTTTATTGGAAGTGGAACCAACCGCTCAAGTGTGGCAAGTTAGTTGTCCAGAATTTGTCCCTTTAGTGGAGCAAAATCGGTTATATGAACCCTATACCTCGGAAGTGGCTTTGCAGTATCTGACGCCATTACTTCAGCAGCGAATTGATACGTTGATTTATGGGTGTACTCATTATCCCTTGTTAGCGCCTGTATTGCGACAAATTTTACCCGCATCTGTCCAATTAATTGATCCGGCTGAACATGTGGTGGCGGCGGCGGCGCAAGAACTGGATTTAATGGGATTAAAAAATAGTTCACCACCGCTACCGACGCGATTTTGTGTCAGTGGTTGTCCGCAGCAGTTTGCTAAGTTATCGGTACAGTGGTTGGGGTGTACCCCCGTTGTGGAAAAAACCTATTTGCCAGACGTATCTCCTGTATCTATGTCTGTAGAAGCGGTGGAATAAACCAGTAGTGGCGCACCGATGTGCACCCGTGTCAACTTAAGCTAAACCCCTCTCCCCCAGCCCCTCTCCCACGCCGGGGAGAGGGGAGCAAGAGCATCCGATCCCCCTTCTCCCGTGCAACAAAAACGAAGTATCCTCTGTCATCCCCCCTCTTGTAGGGGGGAACGAGGGGGGTCGGGAGAAGGGGTTAGGGGATGAGGGGGAAATGTTGAGAAGTAGATAGACACGGTTTAAAACCTTGCCAGCATTGGTTTTCTACCTTAAGTTGACACCAATGACCGATGTGCACCCGGTTTAACCCTGAGCGAAGTCGAAGGGTTAAACGTCAAATCTATTCCACCATTTTAGCTGGGTCAAAAGAAGGTATAAGTTTATTGTAGGGGCGGGTTTAGCCGTTTAATTGAATTATCTAGGGATAAGTTCCCAACAAAACCCGCCCTTGATCAACAAAGGAGGTTACTTCTCGACAATCTGCAACGAAAAAGATTCTATCATTAACCGTTAACCCAGGGCGGGTTTTGTCTATAGGTTATCGGTGGATGCCAAAATTAAATTCTTAAACCCGCCCCGACAAGTGAATGATTATTTATAAAATTGCTGTTGAATATCTGCAACGCAAAAGATTCTATCATCAACCCTTAATCCAGGGCGGGTTTTGTTGATAGGTTATCGGTAAATGCCAAAATTAAATCCCTAAACCCGCCCCGACAAGTGAATGATTATTTATAAAATTGCTGTTGAATATCTGCAACGCAAAAGATTCTATCATCAACCCTTAATCCAGGGCGGGTTTTGTTGATAGGTTATCGGTAAATGCCAAAATTAAATTCCTAAACCCGCCCCTACAAATGAATGATTATTTATAAAATTGCTGTTGAATATCTGCAACGCAAAAGATTCTATCATCAACCCTTAATCCAGGGCGGGTTTTGTTGATAGGTTATCGGTGGATGCCAAAATTAAATCCCTAAACCCGCCCCTACAAATGAATGATTATTTATAAAATTGCTGTTGAATATCTGCAATGAAAAGGATTCTATCATCAACCCTTAATCCAGGGCGGGTTTTGTTTATAGGTTATCGGTAAATGCCAAAATTAAATCCCTAAACCCGCCCCTACAATTATCTAACGGTTTTATAATAAATAGTTAACCTAAGGTGGGTTTTGTCTAGAGGTGAGAATCCTGACCAATGACCAATGACCCTTTTCACCGTTCACGTTTATTGGCAAATCTGCTGATTTCCTTGGTTTTGTTTCAGCCGTTACCGGGATTGACGCAGACAGCCACGCCTTCTCCTTCCTCCCCACAACTCGCGGCGGAAAGGGAACAGTTAGAGAATCAAAAGCTGAAACAGGAAATCGAGAAACTGGAACAGGAAACGGTCAAGATTGAAAAAGAAGCCGCGAATCTGGATCAGAATTTTTGGGAGGAAAATTCTGCGTTGGTGACGACAATTGCATCCCTGGCAAATGCGGTGACGGCAATTGTGGCAATTATTGGTGCTTTTGTGACGATTGGGAGACAGTTGACGGAAATTCGCCGGGAGAAAAACCAACAACTGGATCAACGGTTTACGTCGATTGTGGAACGGTTGGGGAGTGAACAGTCGGAACTGAAGGCAAGTGCCACGGTTTCTCTGTTGACGTTTCTGGAACCGGGGTATGAAAAATACTGGGAACAGGTGTATTTAATTGTTCTGGCGAATTTAAAGTTGGATAATCAAGATGCGACGATTAATCGGTTGCTGGTGCAAGTGTTTGAACAGGTGATTGATGTTTATTTAAAGCCAGAGTTGACGAGGCTGACGGAAACGGAACGGAAGTTTCAATTGGATTTATCGGGGTGTTATATTAATGGGATTACCTTGGCGAATTTAAGTTTAATTCCAGCCAATTTGAGTGAGGCGCACCTGGAACGGGCGGTATTGCGACAGACGCAATTAATCGGGGCGAGGCTGCAAAAGGCGAATTTGACCTATAGTTATCTGGATAATGTGAATTTGGATCAGGCGAATCTGAAGGAGGCGGTGTTTAGTGATTATCACAACCGGAGTAAGTCTGATCCTAAAACTCTAATTATTAATTCGAGTTTGAATCAGGCAAATTTGATATCCGTGCAATTGAAACGGTCTACGGTAGAGAATACGACGTTTCAGGGGGCAAGGTTACAGGAAATTCATCTGGATGGGGCGATTTTGAGGGGGGTTTCTTTTGTGCGGGGGAATCTGAATACGGCGTTTTTTAAGGGGGCAATTTTGGAACGGGTGGACTTTGCTGAGGCGGATTTACAACGGGCGAAGTTTCAAGGGGCGGTATTTGATGATTTGACGCTGGAGAGTATTGCTAGGAATCCGAGTTGGACGAAGGCTGAGTTTGATGATAATATTACCCAACGGTTGAAGGATAAGATGCAATTTCTGGGGCAGAGTTGAGACGGTAGCATTGTTGGTTAATTTCCCCAGGTTGTCCTGACGAATCCTTGACAATGCTACCTCCAGCGCGATTAGTTTCGCGGGTTTTGCTGTTTGTCCCCAGGTTGTCCTGACGACTTTAGCGTTGTGTCTATTATATCGTTGGGTGGGTTGTTTGTCGTTCGTAGTTGGGGAATTTTAGCCTTAGTTCGTAGTTGAGGAACTTTAGCCTTATATTTATTCAGTGCTGATATTAAGGTTTAAGTAGGTTGGGTGGAGGGTAGGGTGAAATTCAATAGGTTTATTTGATAGAGAAAGGTAGGGGCACGGCAATGCCGTGCCCTTTTTTTTTCTGATTTTCAGGTTACAGGGTGTGTACCCTGTTTCCATTCAACTTGTTTTCCCAGCGAGTGGGAAGCATGGAGCAACTTGCTCCTGGTTCAGGCGGAGAAGTGTTTCCATTCAACTTGTTTTCCCAGCGAGTGGGAAGCCTCAAAAGGCGCAACCCCCGGGAAGGGAAAGATAAGTTTCCATTCAACTTGTTTTCCCAGCGAGTGGGAAGTCAGGAGTCAGCTACGGTTCCATGTCCGAAGACTTAATGGTTTCCATTCAACTTGTTTTCCCAGCGAGTGGGAAGCCAGAAGATTCTGGTCGTCGTGGAAGTGGAAGGTGGTTTCCATTCAACTTGTTTTCCCAGCGAGTGGGAAGTGTTTGTGAAGTATCAAATTTGCGACTTTATGATCCAAACGTTTCCATTCAACTTGTTTTCCCAGCGAGTGGGAAGCAATGCTCAAATCAGAGCAATCCTGGAGACTTGGTGTTTCCATTCAACTTGTTTTCCCAGCGAGTGGGAAGCATCCATACCCACTTCCATACCCACTTCCATACCCACTGAGTTTCCATTCAACTTGTTTTCCCAGCGAGTGGGAAGACCCAAGGGAATGTACGTCAAAACGGGGAGGTTCGGTTTCCATTCAACTTGTTTTCCCAGCGAGTGGGAAGGAGTTCAAGCTAAAATCATGTATTCGATGTATTTTGTTTCCATTCAACTTGTTTTCCCAGCGAGTGGGAAGACAAAAAAACATGGGATATTAAAGCAAGATACTTAAGGTTTCCATTCAACTTGTTTTCCCAGCGAGTGGGAAGCGTAAAATTTGGCGGTGAATTTCGTGGAGAAAGTTTTGTTTCCATTCAACTTGT belongs to Coleofasciculus chthonoplastes PCC 7420 and includes:
- the murI gene encoding glutamate racemase, encoding MTNDPILTLRGEAQHRRIGVFDSGVGGLTVLRELYRQLPHESILYFADTARLPYGTRSPREIIQFGREILTWMVEQDVKMVVLACNTSDALALDTLRREFQLPILGLILPGSRAAVQVGRRIGVIATPATAASNAYRRALLEVEPTAQVWQVSCPEFVPLVEQNRLYEPYTSEVALQYLTPLLQQRIDTLIYGCTHYPLLAPVLRQILPASVQLIDPAEHVVAAAAQELDLMGLKNSSPPLPTRFCVSGCPQQFAKLSVQWLGCTPVVEKTYLPDVSPVSMSVEAVE
- a CDS encoding pentapeptide repeat-containing protein; protein product: MTNDPFHRSRLLANLLISLVLFQPLPGLTQTATPSPSSPQLAAEREQLENQKLKQEIEKLEQETVKIEKEAANLDQNFWEENSALVTTIASLANAVTAIVAIIGAFVTIGRQLTEIRREKNQQLDQRFTSIVERLGSEQSELKASATVSLLTFLEPGYEKYWEQVYLIVLANLKLDNQDATINRLLVQVFEQVIDVYLKPELTRLTETERKFQLDLSGCYINGITLANLSLIPANLSEAHLERAVLRQTQLIGARLQKANLTYSYLDNVNLDQANLKEAVFSDYHNRSKSDPKTLIINSSLNQANLISVQLKRSTVENTTFQGARLQEIHLDGAILRGVSFVRGNLNTAFFKGAILERVDFAEADLQRAKFQGAVFDDLTLESIARNPSWTKAEFDDNITQRLKDKMQFLGQS